The Acinetobacter sp. GSS19 genome includes a region encoding these proteins:
- a CDS encoding acetyl-CoA C-acetyltransferase: MSKTTPENSVPTISTQQPLSDRPKRSRRSKNSDQHTEVTTTAVTPARKRTPRPKTSSPKTINSPQAQQTSSQDTNMSQTTIRRVAILGGNRIPFARSNGPYFTASNSDMLTAALNGLVERFNLQGHRLGEVVAGAVLKHSRDFNMTRECVLDTELAAETPAYDLQQACGTGLQAAFLVANKIALGQIEVGIAGGVDTTSDAPLALGDGLRKVLLQLNVAKTAKERIQALSKLNLKKLMDAPRNGEPRTGLSMGEHQAITALEWGISREAQDELAAASHQKLAAAYEAGFFDDLITPFMGLERDQNLRPDSTLEKLAKLKPVFGKGEAATMTAGNSTPLTDGASCVLLASEEWAKANGHEVLAYLTFSETAAVDFVGKKEGLLMAPAYAVPRMLQRANLTLQDFDYYEIHEAFASQVLSTLKAWEDPIFCKERLGLDAPLGAIDRSKLNIHGSSLAAGHPFAATGGRILATAAKILHQKGSGRALISICAAGGQGVVAIIEK, translated from the coding sequence ATGAGCAAAACAACACCCGAGAATTCAGTACCAACTATCAGCACACAACAACCATTGTCAGATCGGCCAAAACGCAGCCGCCGCAGCAAGAACAGTGATCAGCACACAGAGGTAACGACTACAGCGGTCACGCCCGCACGCAAACGTACTCCAAGACCTAAAACAAGTAGCCCAAAAACAATAAATTCACCTCAAGCACAACAAACATCATCACAGGATACAAATATGAGTCAAACTACCATTCGTCGCGTTGCCATTCTGGGGGGTAACCGTATTCCTTTCGCCCGTTCTAATGGTCCATATTTCACTGCATCGAATAGTGACATGCTGACTGCAGCACTGAATGGTCTGGTTGAACGGTTTAATTTGCAGGGGCATCGTCTCGGTGAAGTAGTGGCCGGTGCCGTGCTCAAGCATAGCCGTGATTTTAATATGACCCGCGAATGTGTGCTGGATACCGAACTGGCTGCCGAAACCCCCGCTTATGATTTGCAACAGGCTTGTGGAACTGGTTTGCAAGCAGCTTTTCTGGTCGCCAATAAAATTGCGCTCGGCCAGATTGAGGTCGGCATTGCCGGAGGGGTTGATACTACGTCGGATGCACCTTTGGCATTGGGTGATGGCCTGCGTAAGGTTCTGTTACAACTGAATGTCGCCAAAACGGCTAAAGAACGGATTCAGGCATTGAGCAAACTCAATCTGAAAAAACTGATGGATGCTCCTCGCAACGGCGAACCACGTACGGGTCTTTCCATGGGTGAGCATCAGGCCATTACTGCGCTGGAATGGGGAATCTCGCGTGAAGCACAGGATGAACTGGCAGCGGCTAGCCATCAGAAACTGGCGGCTGCTTATGAAGCCGGTTTCTTTGATGACCTGATCACGCCATTTATGGGTCTCGAACGTGACCAGAACTTGCGTCCCGATTCTACGCTAGAAAAACTCGCCAAGCTAAAACCGGTGTTTGGTAAAGGTGAAGCCGCCACCATGACCGCAGGCAACTCGACGCCACTGACGGACGGTGCATCCTGTGTCCTGCTCGCCTCAGAAGAATGGGCCAAAGCCAACGGCCACGAAGTGTTGGCTTATCTGACTTTCTCGGAAACTGCAGCCGTTGATTTTGTAGGTAAAAAAGAAGGCCTGCTCATGGCACCGGCGTATGCAGTACCTCGCATGTTACAACGTGCCAATTTGACGCTACAGGATTTTGACTATTATGAAATTCATGAAGCCTTTGCGTCACAGGTTTTATCGACGCTTAAAGCCTGGGAAGATCCTATCTTCTGTAAAGAACGTCTAGGACTCGATGCCCCTTTAGGCGCAATCGACCGCAGCAAATTAAACATTCATGGTTCCTCGCTTGCGGCTGGACATCCTTTTGCGGCAACCGGTGGGCGTATCTTGGCGACTGCGGCGAAAATCCTGCATCAAAAAGGTTCAGGACGTGCGCTCATTTCAATCTGTGCCGCCGGTGGTCAGGGCGTCGTTGCGATTATTGAAAAATAA
- a CDS encoding low molecular weight protein-tyrosine-phosphatase → MSSATPYKVLCVCLGNICRSPTAEVILRHYCDVHQLNVLVDSAGTSNYHPNKAPDPRSQHHAQKRGYDLSALRARQIQLNDFVEFDLILAMDEQNLLDIQALLQRALVEFGHAQVRAQIALMSEHDPYYPQHALPDPYYGGEDGFERVLDQCESSSLAWVNVLKLHMQQRS, encoded by the coding sequence ATGTCATCCGCAACGCCCTACAAGGTGTTATGTGTCTGTTTAGGCAATATTTGCCGTTCTCCCACGGCAGAAGTGATCTTGCGACACTACTGCGATGTACATCAACTGAATGTGTTGGTCGATTCAGCCGGAACCAGTAATTACCATCCGAATAAAGCTCCTGATCCACGCAGTCAGCATCATGCACAAAAACGTGGCTATGATCTCTCCGCCTTGCGAGCACGCCAAATCCAGCTCAACGATTTTGTCGAATTTGACCTGATTTTAGCGATGGATGAACAAAACTTGCTGGATATACAAGCCTTGTTGCAACGTGCCTTGGTGGAATTTGGACATGCACAGGTGCGTGCCCAGATTGCCTTGATGAGCGAACATGATCCGTACTATCCACAACATGCCTTACCCGATCCGTATTATGGTGGGGAAGACGGCTTTGAGCGGGTACTCGACCAGTGTGAGTCGAGTAGTCTGGCTTGGGTCAATGTTTTAAAATTACACATGCAGCAGCGTAGCTAA
- a CDS encoding RDD family protein translates to MSYKYEYAGFWLRVVAALIDSFIMILAILPVAWIFYQGDSDLVFATGLSESAPNLLFDFVINYIFPFLYSVLFWIYLEGTPGKRLLRLKVLDERTGHKLSFGQAALRYIGYIPSTLVFFLGFIWIAFDSKKQGWHDKIAKTVVVREL, encoded by the coding sequence ATGTCATATAAATATGAATATGCGGGCTTTTGGCTACGCGTGGTGGCCGCGCTGATTGACAGTTTCATTATGATTCTGGCCATTTTGCCAGTGGCATGGATTTTTTATCAGGGGGATTCTGATCTGGTATTTGCAACTGGACTCAGCGAAAGTGCACCAAATTTATTGTTTGATTTTGTTATTAATTACATTTTCCCATTTTTATATAGTGTACTGTTCTGGATTTATCTTGAAGGCACACCGGGCAAGCGTTTGCTGCGCTTGAAAGTGCTGGATGAAAGAACTGGGCATAAACTGAGTTTTGGGCAGGCGGCATTGCGTTATATTGGTTATATTCCATCCACGCTTGTCTTCTTCTTGGGTTTTATCTGGATTGCATTTGATAGTAAAAAGCAGGGCTGGCATGACAAAATCGCCAAAACTGTGGTGGTGCGTGAATTATGA
- a CDS encoding MaoC family dehydratase: MNIRHFDQLPKPYLAYPKIIQGLIRKKKSAQLALPELQYVVESLQIDPQHLQDYQEICGFAQDESVPAIYLAVLAQSLQMHMMTQEDFPFAVLGLVHIRNQVSQKRKINVHESLSLSCEFAESRLHEKGIEFDFKITAKVADEIVMQGVSTYLSRQKQHATGAMQKKADAVQLDYVLQEQWSVAENTGRRYAMISGDFNLIHLHAFTAKAFGFKRAIAHGMWSKARALASLALPDAYQVEVTFKLPLYLPSTVEFMTCQQGQQTDFLIRNAQSKKPHMTGVLQAL, translated from the coding sequence ATGAATATTCGCCATTTTGACCAATTGCCTAAACCTTATCTGGCCTATCCAAAAATTATCCAAGGCTTGATCCGTAAAAAAAAGTCAGCACAGCTGGCACTGCCTGAGCTGCAATATGTGGTCGAAAGTTTGCAGATTGATCCGCAACACTTGCAGGATTACCAGGAAATTTGTGGTTTTGCTCAGGATGAATCCGTGCCAGCGATTTACCTGGCGGTTTTGGCGCAAAGCTTGCAGATGCACATGATGACCCAGGAAGATTTTCCATTTGCGGTGTTAGGTCTGGTGCACATTCGCAATCAGGTCAGCCAGAAGCGTAAAATCAATGTGCATGAAAGCTTGAGTTTGTCCTGCGAATTTGCCGAATCCCGTCTGCATGAAAAAGGCATCGAGTTTGACTTTAAAATTACAGCGAAAGTGGCAGATGAAATTGTGATGCAGGGTGTAAGTACCTATTTGTCACGACAAAAACAGCATGCTACAGGGGCAATGCAAAAGAAAGCCGATGCTGTGCAACTCGATTATGTGCTGCAAGAACAATGGTCAGTTGCGGAAAATACCGGACGCCGTTATGCGATGATCTCAGGAGATTTCAACCTGATTCATTTACATGCGTTTACCGCGAAAGCCTTTGGTTTTAAACGTGCCATTGCACATGGTATGTGGAGTAAAGCGCGTGCATTGGCCAGCCTTGCTTTACCGGATGCCTATCAGGTGGAAGTTACTTTTAAATTGCCGTTGTATTTACCGTCAACAGTTGAGTTTATGACCTGCCAGCAAGGGCAACAAACGGACTTTTTAATCCGTAATGCTCAATCGAAAAAGCCGCATATGACCGGTGTATTGCAAGCCTTGTGA
- a CDS encoding alpha/beta hydrolase, which yields MALVSLTACQSVQWNSQVIAHAFNFATSYQQKRLDRFAPANVQVQKNVLYQQQPDLTLDIYQPKYAQQFSTRPTVIWLHGGGWLAGAKDRARGYFQLLAAQGFNVVAVEYQLAPQIIYPAQLLQIDQALQFLQQHAADYQIDPQQFYLAGDSAGANLASHYAALVSNPAFAQQSQLQPSIHSAQIKGLILHCGIYDLHAFKQTAPDQLKIVEWTVENLLAAYTRQQQDQADWLKSISPTEYLSANYPPVFISGGNKDFLTETQAMPFVAQLQQHKIPVEPVFYQDSKEWLIHEYQFMLNKKASQQTFYRTVEFIQRHSRFDAVKGFT from the coding sequence TTGGCTCTAGTCAGCTTGACAGCGTGTCAGAGTGTGCAATGGAACAGTCAGGTGATTGCACACGCGTTTAATTTTGCAACCAGTTACCAGCAAAAACGTTTGGATCGCTTTGCGCCTGCGAATGTGCAGGTTCAGAAGAATGTCCTGTATCAGCAGCAACCTGATCTGACCCTGGATATTTATCAGCCCAAGTACGCTCAGCAGTTTTCAACCCGTCCGACGGTGATTTGGCTGCATGGTGGCGGCTGGCTGGCGGGCGCCAAAGATCGTGCCCGTGGTTATTTTCAACTGTTGGCTGCACAAGGGTTTAATGTGGTCGCTGTTGAATATCAATTGGCACCGCAGATCATCTATCCAGCACAATTACTGCAGATTGATCAGGCCTTACAGTTTTTGCAACAACACGCTGCCGATTATCAGATTGATCCGCAACAGTTTTATTTGGCAGGTGATTCAGCTGGAGCTAATTTGGCCAGTCACTATGCTGCATTGGTGAGCAATCCAGCTTTTGCCCAGCAATCCCAACTGCAGCCTTCAATCCACTCAGCACAAATCAAGGGGTTGATTTTACATTGTGGGATTTATGATTTGCATGCCTTTAAGCAAACTGCGCCGGATCAGCTGAAAATTGTCGAATGGACGGTGGAAAATTTGTTGGCTGCCTACACCCGGCAACAACAGGACCAGGCAGACTGGCTCAAAAGCATTTCTCCGACAGAATATCTCAGCGCAAATTATCCACCGGTATTTATTAGTGGCGGCAATAAGGATTTTCTGACTGAAACACAAGCGATGCCTTTTGTTGCCCAATTACAACAGCATAAGATTCCGGTCGAGCCGGTATTTTATCAGGACTCGAAGGAATGGCTGATTCATGAATATCAATTTATGTTGAATAAAAAAGCCAGCCAGCAAACGTTCTATCGCACCGTTGAGTTTATTCAGCGCCATAGCCGTTTTGATGCGGTAAAAGGATTTACTTAA
- a CDS encoding 3-oxoacyl-ACP reductase, which translates to MTDQYQTFARSTIGKLVIRNLGLPAPTFLERFESATPVIKGPVLLGAAPAGLFSAAIAQVLSNIHANSYSANHPELQQAAASVGLNLGCYQPENKEPRFKALVFDASGIQNTDQLKALYEFFHPLARQIQASGRVIILGLTPETAPSVQQAIAQRAIEGFVKSLGKEVKRGIAVQLVYADPVAAENLESTLRFLLSPRSAYVSGQVIRVTVAEAVELDWAKPLAGKTAIVTGASRGIGEAIAHVLARDGAHVICLDVPVQQADLDRVANEIGGSTLALDITAGDAGEKIQAAAASHGGLDILVHNAGITRDKLLANMQSEQWDLVLNINLAAAERINDYLLNHTGFNANARIVCVSSISGIAGNIGQTNYATSKAGVIGLVKYTAPVLTNGITINAVAPGFIETQMTAAIPFATREIGRRMNSMNQGGLPVDVAETIAWLACPASGGVNGNIVRVCGQSLLGA; encoded by the coding sequence ATGACCGATCAATATCAAACTTTTGCAAGATCCACAATTGGTAAACTGGTAATCCGCAATTTGGGACTACCAGCACCGACATTCCTTGAACGATTTGAATCTGCCACACCGGTCATTAAAGGCCCCGTTTTACTGGGTGCGGCACCTGCCGGTCTTTTTTCTGCTGCCATTGCCCAGGTGCTCAGTAATATTCATGCCAACAGTTACAGTGCCAACCATCCTGAATTACAACAAGCCGCTGCAAGTGTGGGGTTAAATCTGGGCTGTTATCAGCCTGAAAACAAAGAACCCCGTTTTAAGGCATTAGTCTTTGATGCCTCAGGTATCCAGAACACGGATCAGCTGAAAGCCCTGTATGAGTTTTTTCATCCGCTGGCCCGTCAGATTCAGGCTTCAGGGCGGGTGATTATTCTGGGATTAACGCCGGAGACGGCACCCAGTGTGCAACAGGCGATTGCACAGCGCGCGATAGAAGGGTTTGTGAAATCACTAGGCAAAGAAGTGAAAAGGGGCATCGCGGTGCAATTGGTCTATGCAGATCCAGTGGCTGCTGAAAATTTAGAATCAACCTTACGTTTCTTGCTTTCGCCACGTTCTGCGTATGTATCTGGACAGGTGATTCGGGTGACAGTAGCAGAAGCTGTAGAACTGGACTGGGCCAAACCGCTCGCAGGTAAAACGGCTATTGTAACAGGTGCGAGCCGGGGGATTGGCGAAGCGATTGCCCATGTGCTGGCACGCGATGGCGCGCATGTGATCTGCCTGGATGTTCCGGTACAGCAGGCTGACCTGGACCGGGTGGCGAATGAGATTGGTGGATCGACCTTGGCACTGGACATTACTGCAGGCGATGCAGGTGAAAAAATTCAGGCGGCTGCTGCAAGTCATGGTGGGCTGGACATTCTGGTACACAATGCCGGTATTACTCGAGATAAACTGTTGGCCAATATGCAGTCTGAACAATGGGATCTGGTGTTAAACATCAATCTCGCTGCAGCTGAGCGGATTAATGATTATTTGCTAAATCATACCGGATTCAACGCCAATGCTCGGATTGTCTGTGTGTCTTCCATTTCTGGGATTGCTGGCAATATTGGTCAAACCAATTATGCCACGTCAAAAGCCGGCGTCATTGGGTTGGTTAAATATACTGCGCCTGTGTTGACCAATGGCATCACCATTAACGCTGTTGCACCTGGATTTATTGAAACCCAGATGACCGCCGCCATTCCATTTGCTACGCGTGAAATTGGACGTCGCATGAATTCGATGAACCAAGGGGGATTGCCGGTGGATGTGGCCGAAACTATCGCCTGGCTTGCCTGTCCGGCCTCAGGTGGCGTGAACGGTAACATTGTCCGGGTATGTGGGCAAAGTCTGCTGGGTGCATAA
- the murB gene encoding UDP-N-acetylmuramate dehydrogenase, producing the protein MKIQQNVQLQAFNTLNLPALASHYCQIHQPEELIPALTFAQQHDLNVLVLSGGSNMLLPEKIQALVLHMAIHGIEVTAEDAQTKTLTVGAGEVWHDFVLFTTTQQLYGLQNLALIPGLVGASPVQNIGAYGVEAGEFIEHVSVYDRNEQCFKQIAAADCHFSYRHSIFKDEPNRYIITQVSFKLLKNPSFKLNYGDLKQAVGENLSAENLQQQVIQIRQSKLPDPKEYPNVGSFFKNPVITAVAYERLACQFPNLPHYPQPNGDVKIAAGWLIDQAGWKGKRLGAVGMFHKQALVLVNYAQATLVDVQATYHAVQQDVLQKFNIHLEPEPVLFNQMGLIQSHTG; encoded by the coding sequence ATAAAAATCCAACAAAACGTCCAACTTCAAGCATTTAATACCTTAAATCTGCCTGCTCTCGCATCACACTATTGTCAAATTCACCAGCCTGAAGAGCTGATTCCAGCCCTTACATTCGCCCAGCAACATGATCTGAATGTGTTGGTGCTCTCTGGCGGCAGCAATATGCTGTTGCCAGAAAAAATTCAGGCATTGGTCTTGCATATGGCGATTCATGGCATTGAAGTGACGGCTGAAGATGCACAGACCAAAACCTTGACAGTAGGAGCGGGTGAGGTCTGGCATGATTTCGTCTTGTTTACGACCACACAGCAGTTGTATGGTCTGCAAAATCTGGCCCTGATTCCCGGATTAGTCGGAGCTTCTCCGGTACAAAATATTGGCGCCTATGGCGTAGAAGCGGGCGAATTTATTGAGCATGTTTCGGTGTATGATCGAAATGAGCAGTGTTTTAAACAGATTGCTGCCGCAGATTGTCATTTCAGCTATCGGCATAGTATTTTTAAAGATGAACCGAACCGTTATATCATCACCCAGGTTAGCTTTAAATTATTAAAAAACCCAAGCTTTAAACTGAATTATGGCGATTTAAAACAGGCCGTTGGAGAAAATCTCAGCGCAGAGAATCTGCAACAGCAGGTGATCCAAATTCGTCAAAGCAAATTGCCGGATCCTAAAGAATATCCGAATGTCGGCAGTTTCTTTAAAAATCCGGTAATTACTGCGGTAGCGTATGAACGTTTGGCTTGCCAATTTCCGAATCTGCCTCATTATCCACAGCCGAATGGCGATGTGAAAATTGCAGCAGGCTGGTTGATTGATCAGGCGGGCTGGAAAGGAAAACGTTTAGGAGCAGTGGGCATGTTCCATAAACAGGCCTTGGTTTTAGTCAATTATGCGCAGGCTACCTTGGTGGATGTACAAGCGACCTATCATGCGGTTCAGCAGGACGTGCTACAGAAATTTAACATTCACCTCGAGCCTGAGCCCGTACTCTTTAATCAGATGGGTTTAATTCAGTCGCATACGGGATAA
- the tal gene encoding transaldolase has protein sequence MTLSALDQLKNLTTVVADSSDLEAIRQFRPLDATTNPSLITAAAAQPENKALIEAAFEQARAENYENGELIERAIDILTVKFGVEILKLIEGRVSTEVDASLSYDTAATVAKAKELLHLYQSYGIAKERVLIKIASTWEGIQAARLLEIEGIHCNLTLLFGLHQAQACADAKVTLISPFVGRILDWYKKAENVSSYPIDKDPGVQSVKQIYNYYKQQGIHTQVMGASFRSIDQVLGLAGCDLLTIAPALLEQLEQDQREVTAALSVTAAQQASVIERPVQDEQSFKAEVEHDLMAAQLLQSGIDGFIKAREQLHALLRQSFGLDEEIKA, from the coding sequence ATGACATTATCTGCACTCGACCAATTAAAAAATTTAACCACTGTGGTGGCTGATAGTAGCGATTTAGAAGCGATCCGCCAGTTCCGTCCTTTGGATGCAACCACCAACCCTTCATTGATTACGGCAGCGGCAGCGCAACCGGAAAATAAAGCCCTGATTGAGGCGGCGTTCGAACAGGCCCGTGCGGAAAATTATGAAAATGGAGAACTGATCGAACGTGCGATTGATATTCTGACCGTGAAATTCGGGGTGGAAATTTTAAAATTAATCGAAGGACGCGTATCGACTGAAGTGGATGCCAGCCTTTCTTATGACACTGCGGCCACTGTTGCCAAAGCCAAGGAACTGCTGCATCTCTATCAATCTTATGGCATTGCCAAAGAGCGTGTACTGATCAAAATCGCCTCCACTTGGGAAGGCATCCAAGCGGCTCGATTGCTGGAAATCGAAGGCATCCATTGCAACCTCACCTTATTGTTTGGTTTACATCAGGCACAGGCCTGTGCAGACGCCAAAGTCACCCTGATTTCGCCCTTCGTTGGTCGTATTCTCGATTGGTATAAAAAAGCTGAAAATGTGAGCAGCTACCCGATTGACAAAGACCCAGGCGTACAATCAGTCAAACAGATCTATAATTATTACAAACAACAAGGTATTCACACTCAAGTGATGGGCGCCAGCTTCCGTAGCATTGATCAGGTCTTGGGCTTAGCCGGTTGTGACCTACTGACCATTGCCCCAGCCTTACTGGAACAATTGGAACAGGATCAGCGTGAAGTAACAGCCGCCCTCAGTGTGACAGCAGCGCAACAGGCGTCTGTCATCGAACGTCCGGTACAAGATGAGCAGAGCTTTAAGGCTGAAGTAGAGCATGACCTGATGGCGGCGCAATTGTTACAAAGCGGGATTGATGGTTTCATCAAGGCACGTGAACAGTTACATGCGCTATTACGCCAGTCTTTCGGACTAGATGAAGAAATCAAAGCTTAA
- the dnaX gene encoding DNA polymerase III subunit gamma/tau: MYQVLARKYRPRNFNELVGQNHVSRALTSALERGRLHHAYLFTGTRGVGKTTIARILAKCLNCETGVTSTPCEVCSTCRAVNEGRFIDLIEIDAASRTKVEDTRELLDNVPYAPTQGRFKVYLIDEVHMLSTHSFNALLKTLEEPPEHVKFLFATTDPQKLPITVISRCLQFTLRPLAVDEITEHLTQILAKEQIVADQDAIWQIAESAQGSLRDALSLTDQAIAYGQGEVHHQDVKEMLGLIDRSIIYDLILAIHQNQQQRVSQLLMQFRQQALDVSLVLDQLISTLHELALMQYLPDLSLKYSEEINKKIRQLAQLISAQDLQLYYQIACKGRSELQLAVTQEQGFEMCVLRLLAFRPLQPNEMLVTEQSTQALVQTETVTAETAPAPDSTGEVEQIEAPIKSDENFADSIPSTVAEEVSTPDQASANVVSFDPTAPDGLIDFDSLPSVQNHAPLSESPAADEDFWLAPEALQPIGHSESAPLEQQVPQDFSLVQSLEDQYSAVEPVADLFAATPIVVEAELPNIHQVDQQPKTQTQILAPEDVAEAGGLLPQQILQLPPQELSGEWTVEKWEYWFRNSDLSPALQELAQQGVMSGEINGVSVFHIPQEYENLLSQQQQSLQDALASEWPETRFNVQYGTLEQTTPYMMQNVRKEKAYQRAAELLQQEPAVQKLIELFDAEIQNIQLKP, translated from the coding sequence ATGTATCAGGTACTTGCGCGAAAATATCGCCCTCGCAATTTCAATGAACTTGTCGGACAAAATCACGTTTCACGTGCATTGACCAGTGCCTTGGAGCGAGGACGTTTGCATCATGCTTACCTGTTTACCGGGACGCGTGGCGTCGGAAAAACCACTATTGCCCGTATCTTGGCCAAATGCCTGAACTGCGAAACCGGAGTTACCTCAACGCCTTGTGAAGTCTGCTCGACCTGTCGGGCCGTGAACGAAGGCCGTTTTATTGACCTGATCGAGATTGACGCTGCCTCAAGAACCAAAGTCGAAGACACCCGCGAGCTGCTCGACAATGTGCCTTATGCCCCGACGCAAGGTCGTTTCAAAGTCTACTTGATCGACGAAGTGCACATGCTGTCTACGCATTCTTTTAATGCGTTACTGAAAACGCTGGAAGAACCGCCGGAACATGTAAAATTCCTCTTTGCGACGACAGATCCGCAAAAATTGCCGATTACCGTGATTTCGCGCTGTCTGCAATTTACTTTGCGTCCGTTGGCGGTGGATGAAATTACTGAGCACTTGACCCAGATTCTGGCCAAAGAGCAGATTGTGGCTGATCAAGATGCGATCTGGCAGATTGCCGAATCGGCGCAAGGTTCCTTGCGTGATGCGTTGTCGCTGACCGATCAGGCGATTGCCTATGGTCAGGGTGAAGTTCATCATCAGGACGTGAAAGAAATGCTCGGCCTGATTGATCGCAGCATTATTTATGACCTGATTTTGGCGATTCATCAGAACCAGCAGCAGCGGGTTAGCCAGTTGCTCATGCAATTCCGTCAACAAGCGCTCGATGTGTCACTGGTTTTGGATCAGCTGATTTCGACCTTGCATGAGCTGGCTCTTATGCAGTATTTGCCGGATCTCAGTCTGAAATACAGTGAAGAAATCAATAAAAAAATCCGTCAGTTGGCACAGCTGATCTCGGCACAGGATTTACAGCTTTACTACCAGATTGCCTGTAAGGGACGTAGCGAACTGCAACTCGCTGTAACCCAGGAACAGGGTTTTGAAATGTGTGTGCTGCGTTTGCTGGCATTCCGACCTTTGCAACCCAATGAAATGCTGGTGACTGAGCAGAGCACTCAAGCTCTAGTTCAAACCGAAACGGTAACTGCTGAGACAGCACCGGCCCCAGACTCAACAGGCGAAGTAGAGCAAATTGAAGCACCGATCAAGAGTGATGAAAATTTTGCTGATTCCATTCCGTCAACCGTTGCTGAGGAAGTATCCACTCCAGATCAAGCCTCGGCAAATGTGGTTAGTTTTGATCCGACGGCACCAGATGGCTTGATCGATTTTGATTCACTGCCATCAGTTCAGAATCATGCGCCACTGTCAGAAAGTCCTGCAGCAGATGAGGATTTCTGGTTGGCTCCGGAAGCCTTGCAGCCGATTGGACATTCTGAGTCTGCACCTTTGGAGCAGCAAGTACCGCAAGATTTTTCCCTTGTTCAATCTCTAGAAGATCAATATTCGGCTGTTGAACCTGTCGCTGATTTATTTGCTGCCACACCGATTGTCGTTGAAGCAGAGTTGCCGAATATTCATCAGGTAGATCAGCAGCCAAAAACACAGACACAGATTTTAGCTCCAGAAGATGTTGCAGAAGCTGGTGGTTTACTACCACAACAGATCCTGCAACTCCCTCCGCAAGAACTTTCGGGTGAATGGACGGTGGAGAAGTGGGAATACTGGTTTAGAAACAGTGACCTGTCACCGGCCTTGCAAGAACTGGCACAACAGGGTGTAATGAGCGGTGAAATTAATGGAGTATCAGTGTTTCATATCCCACAGGAATATGAAAACCTGTTGTCACAGCAGCAGCAAAGTCTGCAAGATGCCTTAGCCAGCGAATGGCCGGAAACCCGTTTCAATGTGCAGTACGGTACTTTGGAACAAACGACGCCGTATATGATGCAAAATGTGCGTAAAGAGAAAGCCTACCAACGTGCCGCCGAACTATTGCAACAGGAACCTGCAGTACAGAAGTTGATCGAACTTTTTGATGCTGAAATCCAGAATATTCAACTCAAACCATAA